In a genomic window of Flavobacterium crassostreae:
- the serS gene encoding serine--tRNA ligase: MLQIAFIRENQEKVIQALAKRNIDAKNVVEEVVQLDEKRRAAQVALDGVLSESNKLSKDIGALMKAGEKAKAAILKEKTVSLKEKSKTLAETAESLAQELTEKLYTLPNLPADIVPEGKTPEENLTVFETGEIPVLHEGAQPHWELVKKYDIIDFELGVKITGAGFPVYKGKGARLQRALINYFLDKNTAAGYLEVQVPHFVNEASAYGTGQLPDKEGQMYHDATDDLYLIPTAEVPVTNLFRDVILNESELPVLTTAYTPCFRREAGSYGAHVRGLNRLHQFDKVEIVRVEHPDNSYKALDAMVEHIKDILNELKLPYRILRLCGGDMGFTSSLTYDFEVFSTAQDRWLEISSVSNFETFQSNRLKLRFKDADGKNQLAHTLNGSALALPRVLAGILENYQTPEGIVIPEVLRPYCGFDTID, translated from the coding sequence ATGTTACAAATCGCATTTATTAGAGAGAATCAAGAAAAAGTAATCCAAGCGTTGGCCAAAAGAAATATAGATGCCAAAAACGTAGTGGAAGAAGTGGTCCAACTAGACGAAAAACGCCGTGCAGCCCAAGTAGCCTTAGACGGAGTTTTGTCAGAATCTAATAAATTATCCAAAGATATTGGAGCATTGATGAAGGCCGGCGAAAAAGCCAAAGCAGCCATCCTAAAAGAAAAAACCGTATCCTTAAAAGAAAAAAGCAAAACCTTGGCAGAAACTGCCGAGAGTTTAGCCCAAGAACTAACCGAAAAACTGTACACCCTACCCAATCTTCCGGCAGATATAGTTCCTGAGGGTAAAACCCCCGAAGAGAATCTAACTGTTTTTGAAACAGGCGAAATCCCGGTTTTGCACGAAGGAGCACAGCCACATTGGGAGTTGGTTAAAAAATACGACATCATTGATTTTGAATTAGGCGTAAAAATTACTGGTGCAGGATTTCCGGTCTACAAAGGTAAAGGAGCACGGTTGCAGCGTGCATTGATCAATTATTTTTTAGACAAAAACACCGCTGCTGGCTACCTCGAAGTACAAGTGCCACATTTTGTAAACGAAGCATCCGCATACGGAACGGGACAATTGCCAGACAAAGAAGGGCAGATGTACCACGATGCTACAGACGATCTGTATTTAATCCCTACGGCTGAGGTTCCGGTAACCAACTTGTTTAGAGACGTGATCTTGAACGAAAGCGAATTGCCAGTTTTGACTACCGCCTACACCCCATGCTTTCGTAGAGAGGCAGGTTCTTATGGCGCACACGTTCGTGGATTAAATCGTTTGCACCAATTTGATAAAGTAGAAATTGTACGTGTGGAGCATCCAGATAATTCTTACAAAGCCTTAGACGCAATGGTAGAACACATAAAAGACATTCTTAACGAATTGAAATTGCCCTATAGAATCTTACGCCTTTGTGGAGGAGACATGGGATTCACTTCTTCCTTAACCTATGATTTTGAAGTGTTTTCAACAGCACAAGACCGTTGGTTAGAAATTTCATCGGTATCTAATTTTGAAACCTTTCAGTCCAATAGATTAAAATTGCGCTTTAAAGATGCCGATGGTAAAAACCAATTGGCACATAC
- a CDS encoding DMP19 family protein, which produces MEFGKIIISETAAASASPQDIVNSNISVVNLMREEKIEEDFIHPDALMSYYLDYYTSQYTQGNFAQFVYNSAWNLELNELIAEALELVGAPQHLALFQQQCKKVQLMSTVKRDKFFKGKLEGVNPIRDLMNHDHFFEIEENLVALNAAFLQSHPDTQILSVEAMFAALEEFLGHQIQRA; this is translated from the coding sequence ATGGAATTCGGTAAAATCATTATTTCAGAAACCGCCGCCGCTAGTGCAAGCCCACAAGATATCGTGAACTCTAATATTTCAGTGGTTAACCTCATGCGCGAAGAAAAAATAGAAGAAGATTTCATTCATCCAGACGCCTTGATGAGTTACTATTTAGATTATTATACCTCCCAATATACCCAAGGAAACTTTGCGCAATTTGTGTACAATTCAGCCTGGAACCTAGAACTGAACGAATTAATTGCAGAAGCACTAGAATTAGTAGGCGCCCCACAACATTTGGCCCTATTCCAGCAACAGTGCAAAAAAGTCCAACTAATGAGCACCGTAAAACGCGATAAATTTTTTAAAGGAAAACTAGAAGGGGTCAACCCAATTAGAGACCTAATGAACCACGACCACTTTTTTGAAATAGAAGAAAATTTGGTGGCCCTAAATGCGGCATTTTTACAATCCCATCCAGATACCCAAATTCTTTCTGTAGAGGCTATGTTTGCAGCTCTTGAAGAATTTCTAGGGCACCAGATCCAAAGAGCATAA